A genome region from Micromonospora peucetia includes the following:
- a CDS encoding histone-like nucleoid-structuring protein Lsr2, translating into MARKVITVLTDDLDGGKADRTVEFSLDGVAYTIDVSDENAGVLRKALDPYINAGRRIGRGSVDTGRAPRRAGAPGGSGMDREQNRAIREWATKNGYKISERGRIPVEVVEAYKNR; encoded by the coding sequence ATGGCGAGAAAAGTAATCACGGTCCTGACCGACGACCTCGACGGTGGAAAGGCAGACCGGACCGTCGAGTTCAGTCTGGACGGCGTGGCCTACACCATCGACGTCTCCGACGAGAACGCGGGTGTGCTGCGCAAGGCCCTCGACCCGTACATCAACGCTGGCCGGCGGATCGGTCGCGGATCCGTCGACACCGGGCGGGCACCCCGCCGGGCGGGCGCGCCGGGCGGCTCGGGAATGGACCGGGAGCAGAACCGGGCCATCCGGGAATGGGCCACCAAGAACGGCTACAAGATTTCCGAGCGCGGTCGCATCCCGGTCGAGGTCGTGGAGGCGTACAAGAACCGCTGA
- the lon gene encoding endopeptidase La — protein MATLPVLPLTDAVLLPGMVIPVTLDPTTQAAVDAARATGDHKLLAVPRLDGEYGPVGAVATIEKVGRLPSGEPAAVIRGLSRARIGSGVPGPGAALWVEATELDEPAPAGRARELAREYRALMTSVLQQRGAWQVIDAIERMTDLSELADSAGYVSWLSLDQKTELLAAGDVTTRLELLVGWVRDHLAEQEIAEQIGTDVREGLEKSQREFLLRQQLSAIRKELGEEEPDGSADYRVRVQSAELPDKVREAAMREVGKLERASDASPEAGWIRTWLDTVLEMPWSTRTEDNTDLAAARAVLDADHAGLADVKDRILEHLAVRNRRAERNLGVVGGRGSGAVLALAGPPGVGKTSLGESIAHALGRNFVRVSLGGVRDEAEIRGHRRTYVGALPGRIVRALREAGSMNPVVLLDEVDKLAAGYSGDPAAALLEVLDPAQNHTFRDHYLEVDLDLSDVLFLATANVVEAIPGPLLDRMELVTLDGYTEEEKVAIARDHLLPRQRERAGLTAEEVGVADDALARIAGEHTREAGVRQLERSLAKILRKVAVALATDPAPVRVDTGNLASYLGRPKFTPESAERTAVPGVATGLAVTGAGGDVLFIEATSMAGEPGLTLTGQLGDVMKESAHIALSYLRSNGRRLGLDPNALAGRRIHLHVPAGAVPKDGPSAGITMVTALASLASGRPVRPEFGMTGEVTLSGRVLPIGGVKQKLLAAHRAGLTEVIIPARNEPDLDDLPAEVREALTVHTLADVADVLALALRPADADTLTGPNLTAA, from the coding sequence ATGGCAACTCTTCCGGTACTTCCCCTGACCGACGCCGTGCTCCTGCCCGGCATGGTGATCCCGGTGACCCTCGACCCGACCACCCAGGCCGCCGTCGACGCGGCCCGCGCCACCGGTGACCACAAGCTGCTCGCCGTGCCCCGCCTCGACGGCGAGTACGGCCCCGTCGGCGCGGTCGCCACCATCGAGAAGGTCGGTCGGCTGCCCAGCGGCGAACCGGCCGCCGTCATCCGCGGCCTGTCCCGCGCCCGGATCGGCTCCGGTGTGCCCGGGCCCGGTGCCGCCCTCTGGGTCGAGGCGACCGAACTCGACGAACCCGCTCCTGCCGGCCGCGCCCGCGAACTGGCCCGCGAGTACCGCGCCCTGATGACGTCCGTGCTCCAGCAGCGCGGCGCCTGGCAGGTCATCGACGCGATCGAGCGGATGACCGATCTCTCCGAGCTGGCCGACTCGGCCGGCTACGTGTCCTGGCTCAGCCTCGACCAGAAGACCGAGCTGCTCGCCGCCGGAGACGTCACCACCCGGCTGGAGCTGCTCGTCGGTTGGGTCAGGGACCACCTGGCCGAGCAGGAGATCGCCGAACAGATCGGCACCGACGTCCGCGAGGGGTTGGAGAAGTCCCAGCGGGAGTTCCTGCTCCGCCAGCAGCTTTCCGCCATCCGCAAGGAACTCGGCGAGGAGGAGCCGGACGGCTCCGCCGACTACCGGGTCCGCGTCCAGAGCGCCGAACTGCCGGACAAGGTCCGTGAGGCGGCGATGCGCGAGGTCGGCAAGCTGGAACGGGCCAGTGACGCCTCCCCGGAGGCGGGCTGGATCCGGACCTGGCTCGACACGGTGCTGGAGATGCCGTGGAGCACCCGTACCGAGGACAACACCGATCTGGCCGCGGCCCGTGCCGTGCTCGACGCCGACCACGCCGGCCTGGCCGATGTGAAGGACCGGATCCTGGAACACCTCGCCGTACGCAACCGGCGGGCCGAGCGCAACCTCGGCGTCGTCGGCGGCCGGGGCTCCGGCGCGGTGCTCGCCCTCGCCGGCCCGCCCGGCGTCGGCAAGACCAGCCTCGGCGAGTCGATCGCCCACGCGCTCGGCCGCAACTTCGTCCGGGTCTCCCTCGGCGGCGTACGCGACGAGGCCGAGATCCGCGGCCACCGGCGCACCTACGTCGGCGCGCTGCCCGGTCGGATCGTGCGCGCCCTGCGCGAGGCCGGCTCGATGAACCCGGTCGTGCTCCTCGACGAGGTCGACAAGCTCGCCGCCGGCTACTCCGGCGACCCGGCCGCCGCCCTGCTGGAGGTGCTCGACCCGGCGCAGAACCACACCTTCCGCGACCACTACCTCGAGGTCGACCTCGACCTGTCCGACGTGCTCTTCCTGGCCACCGCCAACGTGGTGGAGGCCATCCCCGGCCCGCTGCTGGACCGGATGGAACTGGTCACCCTCGACGGATACACCGAGGAGGAGAAGGTCGCCATCGCCCGGGACCACCTGCTGCCCAGGCAGCGGGAGCGCGCCGGGCTGACCGCCGAGGAGGTCGGCGTCGCCGACGACGCCCTCGCCCGGATCGCGGGTGAACACACCCGGGAGGCCGGCGTACGGCAGCTCGAACGGTCCCTTGCGAAGATCCTCCGCAAGGTCGCGGTGGCCCTGGCCACCGACCCGGCGCCGGTCCGCGTCGACACCGGCAACCTCGCCAGCTACCTCGGGCGGCCGAAGTTCACCCCGGAGTCGGCGGAGCGCACGGCCGTGCCCGGCGTGGCCACCGGCCTGGCGGTCACCGGTGCCGGCGGCGACGTGCTCTTCATCGAGGCCACCAGCATGGCCGGCGAGCCGGGACTGACCCTGACCGGCCAGCTCGGCGACGTGATGAAGGAGTCCGCGCACATCGCGCTGTCCTACCTGCGCTCCAACGGGCGCCGGCTCGGACTGGACCCGAACGCCCTCGCCGGCCGGCGGATCCACCTGCACGTGCCGGCGGGCGCGGTGCCCAAGGACGGCCCCAGCGCGGGCATCACCATGGTCACCGCCCTCGCGTCGCTGGCCAGTGGCCGGCCGGTACGACCCGAGTTCGGGATGACCGGCGAGGTGACCCTCTCCGGCCGGGTGCTGCCCATCGGCGGGGTGAAGCAGAAACTGCTTGCCGCCCACCGGGCCGGCCTGACCGAGGTGATCATCCCGGCCCGCAACGAGCCGGATCTGGACGACCTGCCCGCCGAGGTCCGGGAGGCGCTGACCGTGCACACGCTGGCCGACGTCGCCGACGTGCTCGCCCTGGCGTTGCGCCCGGCCGACGCCGACACCCTCACCGGGCCGAACCTCACCGCCGCCTGA
- a CDS encoding DEAD/DEAH box helicase, with the protein MSSAPVRHDPPTEPGPDTLDDTSAFTDLGLRAELLGALSALGYEEPTPIQREAIPLLLAGRDLLGQAATGTGKTAAFALPLLQRMPDDRSGGAPVALVLVPTRELAVQVSEAFHRYGKDLGARVLPIYGGQPIGRQLRALDSGIDVVVATPGRALDHIARGTLDLGSLATVVLDEADEMLDMGFAEDIEAILEHAPAQRQTVLFSATMPARIDGLARKHLTDPVRILIAREQQVAGEAPRVRQSAYIVSRAHKPAALGRVLDVESPTAAIVFCRSREEVDRLTETMNGRGYRAEALHGGMSQEQRDRVMGRLRTGTADLLVATDVAARGLDVEQLTHVVNYDVPSAPESYVHRIGRVGRAGREGVAITLAEPREHRMLKTIERVTGQRITIDKIPTVADMRTRRLELTQAALRESLLEDDLDPYRAIVESLTDEFDLVEVALAAVKLAHEATSPGSDDEEEIPQVPVRNPREGRPEAGGRGERRGGARPRTGGTTQVFIGLGRRAGVRPQDLVGAITGETGINGRDIGSIEIADRFSLVEVPQTVADDVIAGLRGSTIKGRKATVRRDRDGDGRSERRFDGADRRDRR; encoded by the coding sequence ATGAGTTCCGCACCCGTACGGCACGACCCGCCCACCGAGCCCGGCCCCGACACCCTCGACGACACGAGCGCCTTCACGGATCTCGGGCTGCGCGCCGAGTTGCTGGGCGCGCTGTCCGCCCTCGGCTACGAGGAGCCCACTCCGATCCAACGGGAGGCGATCCCGCTCCTGCTGGCCGGTCGGGACCTGCTGGGCCAGGCCGCGACGGGTACGGGCAAGACGGCCGCCTTCGCCCTGCCACTGTTGCAGCGGATGCCGGACGACCGGTCCGGCGGTGCCCCGGTGGCGCTCGTGCTGGTGCCCACCCGCGAACTCGCGGTGCAGGTCTCCGAGGCGTTCCACCGCTACGGCAAGGACCTGGGTGCCCGGGTGCTGCCGATCTACGGCGGGCAGCCGATCGGCCGGCAACTGCGCGCCCTGGACTCCGGGATCGACGTCGTGGTCGCCACCCCGGGCCGTGCGCTGGACCACATCGCCCGGGGCACGCTCGACCTGGGCTCCCTGGCCACGGTGGTACTCGACGAGGCCGACGAGATGCTCGACATGGGCTTCGCCGAGGACATCGAGGCGATCCTGGAACACGCGCCGGCACAGCGGCAGACGGTGCTCTTCTCGGCGACGATGCCGGCGCGCATCGACGGGCTGGCCCGCAAGCACCTGACCGACCCGGTACGCATCCTCATCGCCCGGGAGCAGCAGGTCGCCGGTGAGGCGCCCCGGGTGCGGCAGAGCGCGTACATCGTCTCCCGGGCGCACAAGCCGGCGGCACTGGGCCGGGTGCTGGACGTCGAGTCCCCCACCGCGGCGATCGTCTTCTGCCGCAGCCGGGAGGAGGTCGACCGGCTCACCGAGACCATGAACGGCCGGGGCTACCGGGCCGAGGCGCTGCACGGCGGGATGAGCCAGGAGCAGCGCGACCGGGTGATGGGCCGGCTGCGCACGGGCACGGCGGACCTGCTGGTGGCGACCGACGTCGCCGCCCGAGGCCTGGACGTCGAGCAGCTCACCCACGTGGTCAACTACGACGTCCCGTCGGCGCCCGAGTCGTACGTGCACCGGATCGGCCGGGTCGGCCGGGCCGGCCGGGAGGGTGTGGCGATCACCCTCGCCGAGCCGCGCGAACACCGGATGCTCAAGACCATCGAGCGGGTCACCGGCCAGCGGATCACCATAGACAAGATCCCGACGGTGGCGGACATGCGCACCCGGAGGTTGGAGCTGACCCAGGCCGCCCTGCGGGAGAGCCTGTTGGAGGACGACCTCGACCCGTACCGGGCGATCGTGGAGTCGCTGACCGACGAGTTCGACCTGGTGGAGGTGGCCCTCGCGGCGGTGAAGCTGGCGCACGAGGCGACGTCGCCGGGCTCGGACGACGAGGAGGAGATTCCGCAGGTCCCCGTCCGGAACCCGCGTGAGGGCCGGCCGGAGGCCGGCGGCCGGGGCGAGCGCCGCGGCGGTGCCCGGCCGCGCACCGGCGGCACCACCCAGGTCTTCATCGGGTTGGGCCGGCGCGCCGGGGTGCGCCCGCAGGACCTGGTGGGCGCGATCACCGGCGAGACCGGGATCAACGGCCGGGACATCGGCTCCATCGAGATCGCCGACCGGTTCTCGCTGGTAGAGGTGCCCCAGACCGTCGCCGACGACGTGATCGCCGGGCTGCGCGGCAGCACCATCAAGGGACGCAAGGCGACCGTACGCCGGGACCGTGACGGCGACGGGCGCAGCGAGCGCCGCTTCGACGGCGCCGACCGCCGCGACCGCCGCTAG
- a CDS encoding ArsR/SmtB family transcription factor has translation MTTVADGPALARLAALLADDTRARFCLALLDGRAWTAGELARLAGVAPSTTSDHLTRLVSGGLLVEQRQGRHRYVRLADPSVAQLIEDLAGHAPAPPTPAGSLRAARAGAALAYARTCYDHLAGRLGVRLRDALLARRLLDDSDGLALTSNGLDWLAGLGVPVAPLRAARRPLVRDCLDWTERRSHLAGALGAALCDRFFEVGWLSRGSGRAVRLTPAGGPALAAALGLAPADLAPDAAADTGGGRA, from the coding sequence GTGACCACCGTTGCGGACGGCCCGGCGCTGGCCCGGCTCGCCGCCCTGCTCGCCGACGACACCCGGGCCCGCTTCTGCCTGGCACTGCTGGACGGGCGGGCCTGGACGGCGGGAGAGTTGGCCCGGCTCGCCGGGGTGGCGCCGTCCACCACCAGCGACCATCTCACCCGGCTGGTCAGCGGCGGGTTGCTGGTCGAGCAGCGGCAGGGGCGGCACCGCTATGTCCGGCTCGCCGACCCCTCGGTGGCTCAGTTGATCGAGGATCTGGCCGGCCACGCCCCGGCGCCACCCACGCCCGCCGGCTCGTTGCGCGCCGCCCGTGCCGGGGCCGCGCTGGCGTACGCCCGCACCTGCTACGACCATCTGGCCGGCCGTCTCGGGGTGCGGCTGCGTGACGCGCTGCTCGCCCGCCGGCTGCTCGACGACAGCGACGGGCTGGCACTGACGTCGAACGGGCTCGACTGGCTCGCCGGGCTCGGGGTTCCGGTCGCGCCGCTGCGGGCTGCCCGCCGGCCACTGGTCCGCGACTGCCTGGACTGGACCGAGCGCCGCTCGCACCTGGCCGGGGCGCTGGGCGCGGCGCTGTGCGACCGCTTCTTCGAGGTGGGCTGGCTCAGCAGGGGCAGCGGCCGGGCGGTCCGGTTGACCCCGGCCGGCGGTCCCGCGCTGGCCGCCGCGCTCGGCCTGGCCCCGGCGGACCTCGCGCCGGATGCCGCCGCCGACACCGGGGGCGGCCGGGCCTGA
- a CDS encoding isocitrate lyase/PEP mutase family protein, translating to MNERCAAFRALHHADRPLLLPNAWDHASAAAFVARGHPAVGTTSLGVAASTGLPDGLAATRAENLRLARVLRRLPVLVTVDVEAGCADDPAAVAELAVELAALGVVGINLEDGRADGTLDPPELTAAKVAAVKVVAPELFVNARTDTWWLGVPDPLPEALRRARGYEDAGADGIFVPGAPDVDTVAALVAGIDAPLNVLYRPGGPTLDELRALGVARVSTGSLLFRAALGGALDTLDAVRSGVTPPTRPPSYDEVQRWSDTSRP from the coding sequence ATGAACGAGCGCTGCGCCGCCTTCCGCGCCCTGCATCACGCCGACCGGCCGTTGCTGCTACCCAACGCCTGGGACCATGCCAGCGCTGCCGCGTTCGTGGCGCGGGGCCATCCGGCGGTCGGCACCACCAGCCTGGGGGTGGCCGCGTCCACCGGCCTGCCGGACGGGCTGGCCGCGACCCGGGCGGAGAACCTGCGCCTGGCCCGGGTGCTGCGCCGGCTCCCGGTGCTGGTGACCGTCGATGTGGAGGCGGGGTGTGCCGACGATCCGGCGGCCGTCGCCGAGCTGGCGGTGGAGTTGGCCGCGCTCGGGGTGGTCGGCATCAACCTTGAGGACGGCCGCGCGGACGGCACCCTCGACCCGCCGGAGTTGACGGCGGCGAAGGTGGCCGCCGTCAAGGTCGTGGCGCCGGAGCTGTTCGTCAACGCCCGTACCGACACGTGGTGGCTCGGCGTACCCGATCCGCTGCCGGAGGCCCTGCGCCGGGCTCGCGGCTACGAGGATGCCGGAGCTGACGGGATCTTCGTGCCGGGAGCGCCGGACGTCGACACGGTCGCGGCCCTCGTCGCGGGGATCGATGCGCCGCTCAACGTGCTGTACCGGCCGGGTGGGCCCACCCTCGACGAGCTGCGGGCGCTCGGCGTGGCCCGGGTCAGCACCGGCTCACTGCTGTTCCGGGCGGCGCTCGGCGGCGCCCTGGACACCCTGGACGCCGTCCGGTCCGGGGTCACGCCGCCCACCCGACCGCCCTCGTACGACGAGGTGCAGCGGTGGAGCGACACCTCCCGACCGTGA
- a CDS encoding DUF5715 family protein translates to MRVPSRSPGQRPGSSVTPAARVRRRTPGVPPRPVAAPDLDAYRAAVADLLVEVGALAGASCTAARQVLIDERLREPAIAAVLDATPQGLIGARETLLLEMARYQPNERSSAADLTALVRIYLLSRVDVMWWRDAPTFLTDAQVDASPDLVDLEWLRRRDLLRFRYVEQPKTLLGRGARAARRRLRPDATPRTAGLRFRRARREVVALLNDIARQFAASTPAATPPLWVTSLVRSAEHQHRLRRLGYAAMVPSGHCLGWAVDVEMEWFDRFGVRDTLAELLLARQRAGEINVVDEGQAWHLCLAPTARRRLRRAYEAEMGV, encoded by the coding sequence ATGCGAGTGCCCAGCCGAAGCCCGGGCCAGCGGCCCGGCTCCTCCGTCACGCCCGCCGCCCGGGTGCGTCGGCGCACGCCCGGCGTACCTCCCAGGCCCGTCGCCGCGCCCGACCTGGACGCCTACCGGGCCGCCGTGGCCGACCTGCTGGTCGAGGTCGGCGCCCTGGCCGGGGCGTCCTGCACCGCAGCCCGGCAGGTGCTGATCGACGAGCGGCTGCGTGAGCCGGCGATCGCCGCCGTACTGGACGCCACCCCGCAGGGGTTGATCGGCGCCCGCGAGACGCTGCTGCTGGAGATGGCCCGCTATCAGCCCAACGAACGCAGCTCCGCCGCCGACCTCACCGCGCTGGTCCGGATCTACCTGCTCTCCCGCGTCGACGTGATGTGGTGGCGCGACGCCCCCACCTTCCTCACCGACGCCCAGGTCGACGCCAGCCCCGATCTGGTGGACCTGGAGTGGCTGCGCCGCCGGGACCTGCTGCGCTTCCGCTACGTCGAGCAACCGAAGACGCTGCTGGGACGCGGGGCGCGGGCGGCCCGGCGCCGGCTGCGGCCCGACGCCACGCCACGTACCGCCGGGTTGCGCTTCCGGCGGGCCCGCCGCGAGGTGGTGGCGCTGCTCAACGACATCGCCCGGCAGTTCGCCGCCAGCACTCCGGCCGCCACGCCGCCGCTGTGGGTGACCAGCCTGGTCCGCAGCGCCGAGCACCAGCACCGGCTGCGCCGCCTCGGGTACGCCGCCATGGTGCCCAGCGGCCACTGCCTCGGCTGGGCGGTCGACGTCGAGATGGAGTGGTTCGACCGGTTCGGCGTCCGGGACACCCTGGCCGAGCTGCTGCTGGCCCGGCAGCGGGCCGGTGAGATCAACGTGGTCGACGAGGGGCAGGCGTGGCACCTGTGCCTCGCGCCGACGGCGCGGCGGCGGCTGCGCCGGGCGTACGAAGCCGAGATGGGGGTCTGA
- a CDS encoding asparagine synthetase B family protein, whose protein sequence is MCGIALSLGPEADPTTFRRMLATLAPRGEVTETRYENGLLAGTRRLRIVDRERAVQPWASADERWLLCYNGEVFNQHELRAELVRLGHRFRGTSDTEVVLAAFLRWGEGMVTRLRGEYAFAVVERATGRAYLVRDPLGVKPLYWARTPGCLHVASEVKALVGHRAPIVEVPPGHHGWAEPDGPVRLRAYVDLLALGDGLPVVDDPDEAALLVRAALTDSIRMRVDTDLTVGVVLSGGLDSSLAMLHVREMHPDCVAVTVGVPESPDVAYARRLAKDLGVPHEVVELRPRDIRLADIRESIRMSELTEYGDIINAVVTVPLFRRLRELGVKVVLTGDGSDELFGGYPMYHEVGPEASRRLFLHKIRNLCRTELQRVDRASMGHGVEARVPFLDLSLVELAMRLPIGLKMREGQEKWIVRRAFADLLPDYVRRRPKNPMSYSSGLHERARLYKPFFARLHRSFGYHLLEPVRRDFDSVLTRCGNDLDRAIADGRARPDYTVLEHARDLVGAAKWNAAPMVRRLVGPRRTRGDEAPLPG, encoded by the coding sequence GTGTGCGGCATCGCGTTGAGCCTCGGCCCCGAAGCCGATCCGACCACCTTCCGGCGGATGCTCGCCACCCTCGCCCCGCGCGGCGAGGTCACCGAGACCCGCTACGAGAACGGCCTGCTCGCCGGCACCCGCCGGCTGCGGATCGTGGACCGGGAACGCGCCGTGCAGCCGTGGGCCTCCGCCGACGAGCGGTGGCTGCTCTGCTACAACGGCGAGGTCTTCAACCAGCACGAGCTGCGTGCGGAACTGGTCCGGCTGGGCCACCGCTTCCGCGGCACCAGCGACACCGAGGTGGTGCTCGCCGCGTTCCTGCGATGGGGCGAGGGCATGGTGACCCGGCTGCGCGGCGAGTACGCCTTCGCCGTCGTGGAACGGGCCACCGGCCGGGCCTACCTGGTCCGGGACCCGCTCGGTGTCAAGCCGTTGTACTGGGCCCGGACGCCCGGCTGCCTGCACGTCGCCAGCGAGGTCAAGGCGCTGGTGGGGCATCGCGCCCCGATCGTCGAGGTGCCGCCCGGGCACCATGGTTGGGCCGAGCCCGACGGGCCGGTCCGGCTGCGCGCGTACGTCGACCTGCTCGCCCTAGGCGACGGGCTGCCGGTGGTGGACGACCCGGACGAGGCCGCCCTGCTCGTCCGGGCCGCCCTCACCGACAGCATCCGGATGCGGGTGGACACCGATCTCACCGTGGGTGTGGTCCTCTCCGGTGGGCTGGACAGCTCGCTGGCCATGCTGCACGTGCGCGAGATGCACCCGGACTGCGTCGCGGTCACGGTCGGCGTGCCGGAGAGCCCCGACGTGGCGTACGCGCGGCGGCTCGCGAAGGACCTCGGGGTGCCGCACGAGGTGGTCGAGTTGCGTCCCCGCGACATCCGGCTGGCCGACATCCGGGAGAGCATCCGGATGTCCGAGCTGACCGAGTACGGCGACATCATCAACGCCGTGGTCACCGTGCCGCTGTTCCGTCGGCTGCGCGAGCTGGGCGTGAAGGTGGTGCTCACCGGGGACGGCTCGGACGAGCTGTTCGGTGGCTATCCGATGTACCACGAGGTCGGCCCCGAGGCGTCCCGCCGGCTCTTCCTGCACAAGATCCGCAACCTCTGCCGTACGGAGTTGCAGCGCGTCGACCGGGCCAGCATGGGGCACGGGGTGGAGGCCCGCGTGCCGTTTCTCGACCTGAGCCTGGTGGAGCTGGCGATGCGGCTGCCGATCGGGCTGAAGATGCGCGAGGGGCAGGAGAAGTGGATCGTCCGGCGGGCCTTCGCCGACCTGCTGCCCGACTACGTCCGACGCCGGCCGAAGAACCCGATGTCGTACTCCTCGGGGTTGCACGAGCGGGCCCGGCTCTACAAGCCGTTCTTCGCCCGGCTGCACCGCTCGTTCGGCTACCACCTGCTCGAACCGGTGCGCCGCGACTTCGACAGCGTGCTGACCCGGTGCGGCAACGACCTGGACCGGGCCATTGCCGACGGCCGGGCCCGGCCCGACTACACCGTGCTGGAACACGCCCGCGACCTGGTGGGCGCGGCGAAGTGGAACGCCGCCCCGATGGTGCGCCGGCTCGTCGGGCCGCGCCGCACCCGGGGCGACGAGGCGCCGCTGCCGGGGTGA
- a CDS encoding carcinine hydrolase/isopenicillin-N N-acyltransferase family protein codes for MRRTFLRAGLALVLAAGACSTAGPGPVAAPVVTGTPTASRQDAGQVERTLASLRKVDDLPLYEMTYVGAYDPTVGTDAAPATPFGCSLFAAAGDPDRPLFARNFDWDANPALVLRTDPPDAYASISVVDMSYLGVGADPAGDRRLLDAPLLPFDGMNERGLAVGLAADDGARADPAPGRATVGSVRILRLVLDRAATVDEAVAVFQRHNVDFDGGPALHYLIADGTGASAVVEFVDGRMRIERGSGGWRALTNVPVIGVAEERRRADHRYRVIAEALEGSGGVADASAAFRILRGVRQAHTRWSVTYDLRGGEVRLTTAAGGGEHRYRLPVG; via the coding sequence ATGCGGAGAACTTTCCTGCGCGCCGGCCTGGCCCTGGTGCTGGCCGCTGGCGCCTGCTCCACCGCGGGCCCCGGCCCCGTGGCGGCACCGGTGGTGACGGGGACGCCCACCGCCTCCCGGCAGGACGCCGGCCAGGTCGAACGGACGCTGGCCAGCCTGCGCAAGGTCGACGATCTCCCGCTGTACGAGATGACCTACGTCGGGGCGTACGACCCGACCGTGGGCACCGACGCCGCTCCGGCGACGCCCTTCGGGTGCTCGCTCTTCGCCGCCGCCGGGGACCCCGACCGGCCGTTGTTCGCCCGCAACTTCGACTGGGACGCCAATCCGGCGCTGGTGCTGCGCACCGATCCGCCGGACGCGTACGCCAGCATCTCGGTGGTCGACATGTCGTACCTCGGGGTGGGCGCCGACCCGGCCGGCGACCGGCGACTGCTCGACGCGCCGCTGCTGCCCTTCGACGGCATGAACGAGCGCGGCCTGGCGGTCGGCCTGGCCGCCGACGACGGCGCCCGCGCCGACCCCGCCCCGGGCCGGGCCACCGTCGGGTCGGTACGCATCCTGCGGCTGGTGCTCGACCGGGCGGCGACGGTCGACGAGGCGGTGGCGGTCTTCCAGCGGCACAACGTGGACTTCGACGGCGGCCCGGCCCTGCACTACCTGATCGCCGACGGCACCGGAGCCTCGGCCGTGGTCGAGTTCGTCGACGGCCGGATGCGGATCGAGCGCGGCTCGGGCGGCTGGCGGGCACTCACCAACGTGCCGGTCATCGGCGTCGCGGAGGAGCGCCGCCGGGCCGACCACCGCTACCGGGTCATCGCCGAGGCTCTCGAGGGCAGCGGTGGCGTGGCGGACGCCTCGGCGGCCTTCCGGATCCTGCGCGGCGTCCGGCAGGCGCACACCCGTTGGTCGGTGACGTACGACCTGCGCGGCGGAGAGGTGCGATTGACCACCGCAGCGGGCGGCGGTGAGCACCGCTACCGACTACCGGTGGGTTGA
- a CDS encoding DUF2188 domain-containing protein translates to MKRNQYHVVPNGGGWKVEQGNQVVGTFDTKQHAVEEGRKVAHGNEPSQLVVHTSDGRIETEYTYQNDPYPPAG, encoded by the coding sequence ATGAAGCGCAATCAGTACCACGTCGTGCCGAACGGTGGCGGCTGGAAGGTCGAGCAGGGCAACCAGGTCGTCGGCACGTTCGACACCAAGCAGCACGCCGTCGAGGAGGGCCGCAAGGTGGCGCACGGCAACGAGCCTAGCCAGCTCGTCGTGCACACCTCCGACGGCAGGATCGAGACGGAGTACACCTACCAGAACGACCCGTACCCGCCGGCCGGCTGA